In Methanomicrobia archaeon, one DNA window encodes the following:
- a CDS encoding dihydroorotate dehydrogenase electron transfer subunit: MPINIPTLHPIEEIRAETGNVKTFTVYAEEIEKESQPGQFVMVWDPGVDEIPISIASVSAAGTLELAIADVGDCSHSLHQKQVGDLVGLRGPYGTSFTLNGKRICMVAGGYGAAPLRFAAEHARAVGTEVVVLEGARCSTDLLYLNEFRKIGCEVRESTEDGSQGFCGMCTELFEALLASGEHFDQVLTCGPELMMTRVCELTRRRRIPTQVSVERIIKCSCGACGACDLGGYRVCKDGPVFNAETLEQTEFGRWKREKSGKRIPIAPTAVAEELDFVSTPPLPLTPEYEPLLKTEVCGIEFPNPIMNAAGFGVSGMLLYRYAAAGAGAVVTKSIGLVERDGYPNPTFIELAPRSYVNAMGLPNPGIQNFKPELEDATYAHVPIILSIFGKSVEECRDVARIAREYPVDMIEFDASCPHSEFTAIENKPQLLSEIVTAIKAIVHPKPVSVKISPNIGAPVGLALTAEKAGADAITAINTVINRPVEETLEVPFLGNPLGYGGKSGKDLTVGGKQIVYELYRELKIPIIAVGGVFTAQDVIDYARNGASLFQIGSALVSEGIEFFPRVKQELKEYLPVHGYTNLGEIVGEAHRR, from the coding sequence ATGCCCATCAATATCCCCACCCTGCATCCAATAGAAGAGATAAGAGCAGAAACGGGTAATGTCAAAACGTTCACCGTCTACGCAGAGGAGATTGAAAAGGAGAGTCAGCCGGGGCAATTCGTTATGGTCTGGGATCCCGGTGTGGATGAGATACCGATTTCAATTGCTTCTGTATCGGCAGCAGGGACGTTGGAACTGGCGATTGCGGACGTCGGTGACTGCTCGCATAGCCTGCATCAGAAGCAGGTGGGCGATCTGGTAGGCTTAAGAGGGCCTTACGGCACGAGCTTTACACTTAACGGTAAACGGATCTGCATGGTCGCAGGCGGCTACGGCGCGGCACCGTTGCGGTTCGCCGCCGAACACGCGCGTGCAGTTGGGACAGAAGTCGTGGTTCTGGAAGGCGCACGGTGTAGTACCGATCTGCTTTACCTCAACGAATTCCGCAAGATTGGTTGCGAGGTACGCGAGTCAACGGAAGATGGCTCTCAAGGTTTTTGCGGTATGTGCACGGAGTTATTTGAGGCGTTGTTGGCATCCGGTGAACATTTCGATCAGGTATTGACCTGCGGGCCGGAGCTGATGATGACGCGCGTGTGCGAACTTACGCGACGAAGAAGAATCCCTACGCAAGTATCGGTAGAGCGCATCATAAAGTGCAGCTGTGGCGCCTGCGGTGCCTGCGATCTTGGCGGCTATCGCGTGTGTAAAGACGGTCCCGTATTTAATGCGGAAACGCTTGAACAAACGGAATTTGGACGATGGAAACGCGAGAAGAGCGGTAAACGCATTCCTATCGCTCCAACAGCAGTAGCGGAAGAATTGGATTTTGTATCAACGCCGCCTTTACCATTAACGCCTGAGTACGAGCCGTTGTTAAAAACCGAAGTCTGCGGGATCGAGTTCCCCAATCCGATCATGAACGCGGCGGGCTTCGGCGTTTCTGGAATGTTATTGTACCGCTATGCAGCGGCAGGTGCGGGCGCGGTGGTAACCAAATCGATAGGTTTGGTCGAGCGTGACGGCTATCCGAACCCCACCTTTATCGAACTCGCACCGCGGAGTTACGTGAACGCCATGGGGCTCCCGAATCCAGGAATACAGAATTTCAAGCCGGAGCTCGAGGATGCAACATATGCCCATGTGCCCATTATACTGAGCATCTTCGGCAAGAGCGTGGAGGAATGCCGCGACGTGGCAAGGATCGCACGTGAATACCCGGTAGACATGATCGAATTCGACGCTTCATGCCCGCATAGTGAGTTCACCGCGATTGAGAACAAGCCGCAACTGCTGAGCGAGATCGTAACGGCGATAAAAGCGATTGTGCACCCGAAGCCAGTGTCCGTGAAGATCTCACCGAACATCGGCGCGCCCGTCGGATTGGCGTTGACCGCAGAAAAGGCGGGCGCAGATGCGATCACCGCTATCAACACGGTGATAAACAGACCGGTAGAAGAAACGCTTGAGGTGCCGTTTCTGGGGAATCCGTTAGGTTACGGCGGTAAGTCGGGTAAGGATCTGACGGTCGGCGGGAAGCAGATCGTTTACGAGCTCTATCGTGAATTGAAGATACCGATCATAGCGGTTGGCGGGGTCTTCACCGCGCAGGACGTTATCGACTACGCGCGGAATGGTGCTTCACTGTTCCAGATCGGGAGCGCGCTCGTTAGCGAAGGTATCGAGTTTTTTCCACGGGTGAAGCAGGAGTTGAAGGAGTACCTACCGGTTCATGGATATACAAACTTAGGCGAGATAGTGGGGGAGGCACATCGAAGGTGA
- a CDS encoding DUF2283 domain-containing protein, producing the protein MGKAINVWFDSEGDYLEVVFERRKGYFRETENDAVMEKVDEEGNVIGFSILRVSALKERKPISVLLR; encoded by the coding sequence ATGGGAAAAGCGATAAACGTTTGGTTCGACAGCGAGGGGGACTACCTTGAGGTTGTCTTTGAGCGCAGAAAAGGATATTTCAGGGAGACGGAGAACGATGCGGTGATGGAGAAAGTTGATGAGGAAGGGAACGTTATCGGTTTCTCAATCCTCAGAGTGAGTGCATTGAAGGAACGGAAGCCGATTTCCGTGCTTCTGCGGTGA